Below is a genomic region from Persicimonas caeni.
GTCGGCCGCAGCCGTGGCAATTGGGCTCGACGATGGGATGCTCGACCACCTCTTTGCGCGCGGCCTTTCGCTTCTTCTCGGCGTTTTTCTCGCGCCGCTTTTGCGCCCTGTGCAGCCGCTCCTTTTTCTGCTCGGCAGTCTCCCGGCGCGCTTGCTTCTTTCGAAGCTGGGTCTTCAGCGACGGCAGTCGCTCCGACGAGCTTCCAAACATCGCCCGTTGAAACTGCTCGAGCTGATGGCTCTGGCGAGCGATCGTCTCGCGCAAGTCGTCGATGAGCGCGTAGAGCGTGGCAATGAGCGCGGCGAGCTGACGCAGAAGACCCCGAGCGCTCGCACCATCGAGCTTCTGGATGTCTTCTGGGGTCGGGATGTCGATCCGCTCGGCCATAGAGCAGGTTAGATCACAGAAGTGATCGGATGTCGATCCCTTAGCTCGCATTTCTGGTTTCCGGCGGCTGCCACAATTTCGGGCGTCGAAGTCGGCTAAAGTCGATGCCCTCCAAAAGAAGTGTGAGCTGGGCTGCGTCGAGTCGAAGGGTCGCGTCGGCCGCAGCGATTTTGGGTCGCTTGAAGGTGCCCTTCTCCAGACGCTTGTAGAAGACGACGAAGCCGCCGGTGTCCCAGGTCAGAATCTTGAGTCTGTCGCCTCGCTTGGAGATGAACACGAAAAGGTGGCCGGAAAAGACGTCTTCGCCGAACTGGCGAACCAAAGCGCTCAGACCGTCGATGCCCTTGCGCATGTCGACCGGCTCGCGGGCGAGATAGATGCGCACTCCTCTGGGTAAGGTCAGCATGAGCTCGCCTCCTTGAGTGCAGCGAGCTCAGCCAGCCATCCCGGGTCGGGCAGCGCGGTCAAATGCAAACGCAACTCTCCGAGCTCGAGCGTGACCTGCTGGGGCGATGGGTCGACCTGGCTGGTGTCGACTTCGATAAATCGAGGTGCGGATGGGCCGGCTGTGGATGCTTCTTCGCGGCGCAGCCGGTACAGCCAGCTTCGGAAGGTGTCGGTGCGTACACCGTACTTCTGGGCGAATTCCTTCTGGGTGATGTCGCTGGACTGCTCGTACTTCTGAACGAGGGACGACCAGAATGGGCGGCCGCGTCTCTTCGGGGATGCCATGCGTGACTCCTTTAGCGTGAGTGACGCACAGATTATGCTGGGGAGGGGCTCAGGTGCTCAAGAACGAGGTCTGCCGGTCGGTTACATTGCGCGTGTCGTAGGCCTTATCCGCGTGAAGCTTCTCGAAGCCCTTTGTCGGCTCATCATCGCCGTGCTGCACGCCTTGCCAGGCGTCGAGTACAGGGCCGAGCATCAAGGAATCATGGACGTTGGCGGCCGACAGCAACACGACGAGCACAATGCCAGTGGCGTCAGTCAGCACGTGGCGCTTGGTGCCGGGTTTTCCGCGGTCAACCGGGTTTGGGCCGGTGTCAGGCCCCCTTTTTTGGCGGGAATGCTGTCCGAGTCGATCAGCGCCCGCTCCCAGTCGATGGCGTCCGCATAATCGAGACTGCGGTGCAACAAGGCCTGCACCTGGTCCCAAACTTCGGCTTCGTGCCACTCGTGCAACCGCCGCCAGCAGGTCGACCCGCTGACGCCAAAGGCCTCCGTTGGCAGCATCTGCCACTGGATGCCCGATTTGAGCACAAACAAGATGCCGCGCATCGCGTCGTAATCCGACGCCCGCGGACGGCCTCCTCGGGGGTCGGGCTGATGTTGAGGAAGATACTGTTCGATTACTTCCCACAGCTCATCCGGCAAAAGTTTCGACATGGGCGCCTCCTTAGCATGAACGGATCCTATGATCCGATTGAGTCAGAAGAAAAACGCTTCATCTCGAATGAACATTCTCGCGCTACGCGGTTTTGAAACCAGCTCTTAGACTCTTGCGGTCACGCAGCTAGGTGCTGACAGAAGCGAGTTCTGTTGATAATTCAATGTTATAAGGATGAGCAGTGAGTCACCCCAAAAAAGTGGTAGGCTACCGTCTCTGCTTTGGTTTGGTTATCACTATGTTAGCTTGCTTGTCGTTCTTGCGGTGGACGAACAAGCATCAAATTCCCTTATTAGAGATTCCACTAAACGACTCGCACAGCGAGGCTGAGCGTAGCGAGGGCGTGTATATAGGGTCTTCGACGACTAAATCGCTTTACTTCGTGATTCGAGGAGTTGAACTCATAGATGAGCCTAAACGCCTAGACCGGCGAAGGAATCGTTATGGTTTGCCCGAAGTTGTTGTGTTTTTTGGGGGAAGTCGATTTCAGTTTGCCTTAAGGTTTGATTCGGACAGCACTCCGCCGAATCCGTCTGATCACTTTGTTGTGAGTTGTTCGCCAAGATCTAGCGAAATAGAATGCGGACCCGTGGTCCTTCGGCATGGGCCGTTCACATTCTTAGACTCTATTGCTATGCGGGCGTCAGTCAACGATGTTGGGCCCGTGTACAAGGGAGGGACTCTCGATGTCATTTTGGGTCCAACACCGGATCAACAAGAGGGATATTTGGCAGCGAAGGCCATATTATTGCCGCTCCTGCTTGTAATCGGGGCGATCGGATCTGGCCTGCTAATCTCGGTGAGGGTCGAGGGAAGCAATTGACTCCAATGGTCTCGCCCACAATCTATAGCGAGCTCGTGGAAGTAGGAGCCCAAGTATGGGGAGGGGAGCGCTGCTAGCGAAGACGTGACCGAAGATGCGGCCGGGTGACCTCTTGACTGGGTAAGAAGTGAGACGGTAGTTCGAGCGGGCGTGAGTACGGAAAGTAAGCCTTCCGAGGACGATCTTCCCAGTGACGTATGGGAAGTACATTCCCCGACGAAGCGCATTCTATGCGGTCATGCGACGTTGTTGATGAGCGCAGCCGCAGGCGAAGCGACGCCGAAGCGTGGTTTGCTGAGGCATCTGTAGACGGGTCCGACCCGAGCCTCGCGAGGGGAGGGCCCGGGGCGCCGTGGGAGGCCTCGACACGTGGTCGATGTGGCGACCTCCCGGCAACCCTCTTCGCCCGAGAAGGCCATCCTCCATATGCCTACACGTCGCAACGCCTGGCCAGGGTCTGTCGTCGAAGACGCGCCCACGTGTCGAGCGTCGGCCCGTTGTCAGCCCACCCGCCTAAAAGAGGCCGCGCGCAGCCTCGGTATCGAGAGCTGCGCGCGGTCTAGTTGGTGGGCGATGAGGTGCGAAGGTCAGTGCCTTCGCACGCTCGGTGTGGTGTTATTGGATGGGCCAGGAGGGAAGGTCGGCGTCGTACTCGATCACCAGCACGACGTCGGAGAGTTGTTTGTTGTCGATGATGGTGAGCAGCTCATTCGTCGACAGCGGGAACTCAAAAGTCCACGTGCCAGCGGGGGATGTTCCTCCACTGAGGACACTGGAGGTCGCCCAAGCTCCGCTACGGCGAGTGCTGACCATGCCGTCGACTGCGGTCTCGGTAGTTGCAGAATCATCCGCAAACGAAAAGGAAACGTCGATGTCCGGAGCATCGCTCTCTGTCACTAGGTAGAGACGGAAGTCCTCGACAGAGATGTTGTGCCGGCCGGGGCGGAAGTCACCGTCTTGAATGTCGAAGACAATCTCGGACAGGGCGTTTTCGACGCGCTCGTTGATGAGCTTGTACCACTCGTCGGGAAACTCGTTTCGCAGGCTGAAGCTTCGCTGCTCGGAGACCTCACGCGGAAGTTGGCTGGTCGTCTTCGAGTATTTCTCCACGCTCTCCTTGGCCGAGTAGTCGACAGTGATGAGCACGTCCATCAAGGAGTTGAAGTCCCACGAGTTCGCTGCTTTGGGGAGCAGCAAGTCGAAGGTCGTTTCGACTCCCAGTCCTTCGAACGGCCGGAGAAGCTCGGATTGCGGCTCAAGCTCGAACATGCCTGCCGAGCCACTCGGGCTCGTAAACGAGATGGACTGCGGCTCGCGAAGGATGTCGACGGGCTGATAGCCCGGGCCGCTCACCGTGGCACGCGAGCTGCCGCTAGAGAACAGCGACGCGCTGATGCCGTCAACGACTGGCGTCAGGGCAACCACGCGCACCGACACGCGTTCGATGAGGCGCTGGTAGTGCCCCGGGAAGTCCCGGTCGAACAGTTCGAGTGCGGTGTGCAAGGATGCCTGGCCATCGCTGCGAAGGCGCAACAGCTCATCGGGAGCGTGCTCGGCAAGCGAGAACGTCTTGGAGAGCTGCAGACGACGCTCGTTGGTCTCGCGTGCTTTGTCCTCGAGCGTGGCGATATCAGCCAGCAGGCGCGCCGAGCCGGTCAGGCCCTGGCGGCTATAGGAGGCATCATCGCTCGACACGTTGAAGCCAACGCCCCCCGGGTTGGGATCACGCCAGTAGTCGCTCGCGAACGGGTTCGAGATCGGCTCTTGGCGCTCGAAGACGAGCTGACGCCACGCCATGCGCGCCACGTCGGCAGCCTGTTGCAGAAGCCCGCGGTAGGTCTTGCGCAGAATGCGCACCATCCAGGCATAGAGTTCCTGGGAGGTGAACTTGTTCTGCAAGAACTGGAACGTCTCGTCGGCATGCTCGGTACGCAACTCGCCGAGCCGACGCTGCTGCGACGCGATATCAAGTTGAATGCGGCTGCCTTCGATTTGCGCCTCGGCGATCTCGGCGTCTTTGCACGCGAGGCTCTCCTGAAAGTGCCACTCTTGCTTTCGACGAGCATGGCTCGCACGAGTCTGATGGAACGAAGCCGCCGCAGACTTCTGTTGGGCACGGGATGCAAGCAGCCCTGGTGCCCCTCGCTGCAACTCGACGCCAACAGAGAGGGCCCCAACCAAGAGTGAAGCACCACCAGTAGCAGCTCCAAGCGCCGCCACCGCCATAGCATCGGCGACGTTGATCGCTTGTGCTGCGAGCGCCGCCTCATGGAGCTGCGCGGCACTTTCGAGCGCTGCGCGGGCCTTCTCTTCGGCCGCAATCAAGCCCGATGCCAGTAGATCTCGGTAGTGGTCAAGTCGCAGCGAGGCGCGACCACGTTGAAGCTTGGAGACCTTCAGACCATTTTGTGCCGCTGAAACTTGCAGCTTGTCGACCTCCTGCGACGCCTCGCTCAGTTGCAGAGTGTTCTCGGCCTCCATCAGCCTGAAGCGCTCTGCGTCGCGACTCTGAAGCGCCGACAAATACGCCCCTTCAATCTGACTGGCCGATGCAACCAAGTTCTTCGCCTGTTGCAACAGCACCTTGAAGCGGTACTGCGACGGGGGCGCATCTTGGCCTGCCGTCATGCCCGCCTCGCTCACGAGCAGGGGCTCGTTCTCGAAGCGAAGCCCTTGCTCGTACAGGGGCTTGGGGCGCTTCAGGCCGCTGATCGTGCGACCGGCGTGAATCTTCCGAAGGTTGTTTCGGGCCTGAAAGCGCACCAATTCAAACATCGGATTGGGCGACGTGCACATGCTGTAGCGGGGCATCGGCACGTATGCATTGATGACCCCACCGTAGGGCCCGTGGAGTTCCTGCTCACGCTCCGAAGTAGTCGCAGCATACTCGTCCGTGGCAAAGGCAGGGTTGTACACCTCTCCCTGTGGCGTCGGCTCATTGGGGTCTGCAAGAAAGCTCGCCGAAACACTC
It encodes:
- the tnpB gene encoding IS66 family insertion sequence element accessory protein TnpB (TnpB, as the term is used for proteins encoded by IS66 family insertion elements, is considered an accessory protein, since TnpC, encoded by a neighboring gene, is a DDE family transposase.), which codes for MLTLPRGVRIYLAREPVDMRKGIDGLSALVRQFGEDVFSGHLFVFISKRGDRLKILTWDTGGFVVFYKRLEKGTFKRPKIAAADATLRLDAAQLTLLLEGIDFSRLRRPKLWQPPETRNAS
- the tnpA gene encoding IS66 family insertion sequence element accessory protein TnpA — its product is MASPKRRGRPFWSSLVQKYEQSSDITQKEFAQKYGVRTDTFRSWLYRLRREEASTAGPSAPRFIEVDTSQVDPSPQQVTLELGELRLHLTALPDPGWLAELAALKEASSC
- a CDS encoding transposase translates to MSKLLPDELWEVIEQYLPQHQPDPRGGRPRASDYDAMRGILFVLKSGIQWQMLPTEAFGVSGSTCWRRLHEWHEAEVWDQVQALLHRSLDYADAIDWERALIDSDSIPAKKGGLTPAQTRLTAENPAPSATC